The DNA window GCGAGAATTTCCAGGTCATCCCAGCCGAACCGTTTCTGGTTCTCCTGGACCAGGTCCTTGGCCAGAATGTGGAAGGTGGATCCTGTTCGGGCCAGCACATACATGAAATCCGGATGCACGGCCACGGCCATGTTGTCCGGGATGGTCCAGGGGGTGGTGGTCCAGATGTCAATGAAAGTGGCATTCGGATCGCAGTCGGGAAAGATCTTGGTGATGGCCGGATCAGTAATGGGAAAACGGACAAAGATGGATGGGGAGGTGTGGTCGGCGTATTCCACTTCGGCCTCTGCCAGGGCCGTCTGACAGGATGAACACCAGTAGATGGGCTTCTTGTTGCGTACAACTGCTCCCTGGTCCATGAATCTGGCCAGTTCCCGGGCCGTGGCGGTCTCATAATCCGGAGTCATGGTCAGATAGGGCTTTTCCCACAGACCGAGGCCGCCGAACCGCTTGAATTCGTTGCGCTGGATGTCCAGCCATTTGAGGGCGTATTCCCGGCAGAGTTTGCGGATTTCGAGCACGGATTTGTCTTTTTTGGCTGCTCCCAGTTCCTGTTCCACCTTGTGCTCAATGGGCAGGCCGTGACAGTCCCAGCCCGGAACATATTGGGCCTGGAATCCGGCCATGTTCCGGTTTTTGACGATGATGTCCTTGAGGATCTTGTTCAGGGCGTGCCCCATGTGCAAATGCCCGTTGGCATACGGAGGACCATCATGCAGGACATAGGGTTTCTTGTCCTTGCCCGCCTGGATCATCTGCTCGTAGGCCTTGATGTCTTCCCAGTAGGCGAGCATCTTGGGTTCGTTTTTGCTCAGGTTGGCCCGCATGGGAAAGGATGTTTTGGGAAGATTGAGGGTTGCCTTGTAATCGCTCATGGATGACTCGTCCTCCGGATGTTGCGTAGATAGAATATGGTGTTGCCGGACCCGGCACAAGAGTTGGTCATGGATGGTCCGTATGGCATGTGAAAATAAGCCGTCACATTGAATCAAGGGGCAGGGGAAGTCAAGAAGGGAGGACACGGCAGACAGGGAGACAAAAGACCGGGAGACGGGAGACCGGAAGAAGCATGTCTTGCTGTCTTCTTTGCTCCCGTCTCTTTTTTACAGCTTGCTTTCCCACAGATAGGCGGACAAGGCGATTTCCTCAATATCGTCGTGCTCGGGCTGCCACTGCATGGTCTGCATCAACTTGGCCGGATCGGCGATGAGGGTTGCCGGGTCGCCGGGTCTGCGGTCCACGTCCTGGGTGGCGAAATCCACCTTGCTGACCTTTTTCACCGCGTTCACGATTTCCCTGACCGTGTAGCCCTGCCCGTAGCCGCAATTGAAGATGCCCGACGGCCTGCCCGCTTGGAGATGGTTCAGGGCCAGCACATGGGCATTGGCCAAGTCGGTCACATGGATGTAATCCCTGATGCAGGTGCCGTCTTTGGTGGGATAGTCGGTGCCAAAGATTTTCAGATGGTCGCGGCGACCCAGGGCGGTTTGCGAGGCCACCTTGATCAGATGGGTCGCCTTGGGGGTACTCTGACCGATGCGTCCTCCCGGATCAGCGCCGGCCACATTGAAATAGCGCAGGATGACATAGGAAAAATCAGGATGCGCCGCATGGGTGTCCTGGATGACCCATTCGCTCATGAGTTTGCTCCGGCCATAGGGATTGATGGGGTCCAGAGGTGATGTTTCCGTCACCGGAACGATTTCGGGCATCCCGTAAACCGCTGCCGTGGAAGAGAAGATGAACGAGGGGATCTTGTGCTTGACCGCCAGACCGATGAGGTTAGTGGTGTTATTGGTATTGTTGGTGTAGTACTTGACGGGATTGGTCATGGATTCGGGAACCACGATGGATCCGGCAAAATGGAGAATCCCGTCAAACTGTTCCCGGGCCATGAGGGCAGAGAGCTTGTGGGTTTCGGCCAGGTCGCCCACTTCAAGGCGCGCCGGGGGAAGCACCGCTTCGGCGCGGCCCGTGGAAAGATTGTCGTAAACCACAACTTCGTATCCCCTGGAACACAGGGCCAGGGTGGTGTGGGAACCGATATAGCCGGCACCACCGGTGACAAGGATCTTGGGCATGGATGTCTCCTGATTGTGAGGATTGGGAGGGGTCAGACGCTGCATGGTCTGGTATCGTTTTTACAAAGATCTGCCAAGCAAGAAGAGCGCCCAAACGGTCTTCGGTCTTGCCATTTCCCGGGAATTTTGAAAGGTAGAACCGGTTTGCGAGCCTATTTTGCAATGATGAACATACCCCCCTTTTCTTGCGCGTTTAAGCCGCAGGAACCATGAGGCTGAGACTCTTTTCAGCTCCCAGCGGGATTGTTCCGACCATAAGGAGGATACAACCGTGGTCCATGGATTTGTTCTCAAGGAAAAACGTACTGTCAAGGAAATAGCTGCTGTTGCCAGCATATACGAGCATGAAAAAACCGGTGCCCGGGTGCTTTCCATTGTCAACGACGATGAAAACAAGGTTTTCGGCATAACCTTCAGGACACCTCCCAAGGACTCCACCGGGGTTGCCCATATTCTGGAACACTCGGTTCTGTGCGGATCGCGCAAGTATCCGGTCAAGGAGCCCTTTGTGGAACTTCTCAAGGGATCTTTGCAGACCTTTTTGAATGCCATGACCTTTCCGGACAAAACATGCTATCCCGTGGCCAGCCAAAACGTCCAGGATTTCTATAATCTCATAGACGTGTATCTGGATGCGGTCTTGTATCCGCGGATAACTCCTGAAATTTTCCAGCAGGAAGGGTGGCATTACGAGCTTGAGCATCCCGACGATCCTCTGGGGTACAAGGGTGTGGTCTTCAACGAGATGAAGGGGGTCTATTCCTCGCCGGACAGCCTGCTTGGCGAGTACTCGCAACATGCGGTATTTCCCGACACCCTGTACGCCCTGGAATCCGGAGGCCATCCCGAGCACATTCCCGAGCTGACCTATGAGGCTTTCAGGGATTTTCATGCCACCTACTACCATCCGTCCAATGCGTGGATCTATTTTTACGGCAATGACGATCCCGATAAACGTCTTGAGATTCTCGGGACGTATCTGGACGATTTCTCCGCCAAAAAGGTAACCTCGTCCATACCCCTGCAGCCGATCAAAAAACTGGGGGATATCCGTCGTCATGCCTTTGCCGCAGGTGAAGGCCAGGACAAGGGCATGACCACCCTGAACTGGCTGTTGTGCGAGACCACCCATGCCCGGGAAAATCTTTCCCTGCGTATCCTGGAATATATTCTGGTGGGCATGCCCGGGTCTCCCCTGCGCAAGGCCCTGATCGACTCAGGACTGGGAGAAGACCTGGCCGGGTTCGGGCTGGAGGACGAGCTTCGGCAGATGGTCTTTTCCACCGGTCTCAAGGGGATCGACCCCAGGGATGCCTCCCGGGTCAGGGAGCTCGTCATGAACACCCTCAGGGATATTCGTGACCAGGGAATAGGGGAAGACCTGATCGAGGCAGGGATCAACACCATTGAATTTGCCCTGCGCGAAAACAATACAGGGTCATACCCCAGAGGGCTGCTGGTCATGCTCCGCAGCTTGTCCACCTGGCTGTACGATGGCGATCCCCTGGAACTGGTCGGTTTCGAGTCGGTTCTGACTTCCATCAAGGAATCCCTCGCCAAGGGAGAGAAACTTTTCGAGAATCTCATTACCTCTTATTTTCTGGACAACCCCCATCTTGTGCAGGTGGTTCTCGAACCGGACAGGGAACTCGGCGCGATTCTCGAGGCCAGGGAAAGCAAGCGGCTGGCCGATGTGAAAAAGGATATGACGCCCGAGGATCTGCAAGACGTCATTGCCGGCACGGCAAAGCTCAAGGAGCTTCAGGCCCGGCCTGATGCGCCCGAAGACCTGGCGACCATTCCCGTTTTAACCAAAAGCGAGCTTGAGCCCGGCATCAAGACCATTCCCCTTGTCGAGGAGTCCATGTATTCGACCCGGGTCCTGTTCCATGATCTGGAAACCAGCGGGATTGTCTATACGGACCTGGTCCTGGACCTGCACCACATGGTGCAGAAATATCTTCCCTACATTCCCCTGTTCGGCCGGGCTCTGTTTGAAATGGGTACAGATACCGAAGATTACGTGCAGTTTGGCAAACGGATCAGGCGCAAGACCGGGGGTATCGGGGCGGCTCCTTTCACGGCATCGGTTCTGGGTGAGCGAGACGGGTTCTGCAAGTTGATACTGCGCGGCAAGGCCATGGCAGGCAATGTCAAGGACCTCATGGATATTGCCCGGGATGCCCTGTTGCGGGTCAAGCTGGACGACAAGGAACGGTTTCGGCAGATCGTCACCGAAGAAAAGGCCGGGCTGGAACGGTCTCTGGTTCCCTCAGGACACGCGTTTGCAACCCTGCGTGTCTGTTCCCGGTTCAACGAGGCGGACTGGGCACGGGAACAGATGGGGGGGATCAGCTATCTCTTCTTCCTCCGGTTCCTCCTGGACAAGATTGATACCGACTGGGAAACGGTGCTTGGCAGTCTGCGGGAAATCCAATTCGCCCTGGTGGATGCTGCCTCCATGGTTGTGAACGTGACGACCTCGGCTTCCATCTGGAAGGATGTCAAAGGGCACGTGGAAACGTTTCTGCAGAAAATGCCCGAGCGGGGGCTGAGCAGAAATACCTGGCTGCCGGTCTGCTCCCAGGCCAACGAGGGACTGATCATGCCGGCCATGGTCAACTACGTGGCAAAGGGGACGGATTTGTACGCCGGAGGATACGAATATCATGGTTCGGTGAACGTGATCACCAAGTACCTGCGTACCTCATGGCTCTGGGAACAGGTGCGCGTGCTTGGCGGTGCCTATGGCGGATTTTGCGGATTTGATCGTCAGTCCGGGTTGATGACCTTTGGTTCCTACAGGGATCCGAATATCCTTTCCACCCTGGAGGCCTTTGACAAATGCGCTGATTTTCTGGCCACGGCGGATCTGGATCAGGCCGAGATCGACAAGGGAGTCATCGGAGCCATTGGCGGGATGGATCAGTATCAGCTGCCCGATGCCCAGGGGTTTTCGTCCATGATTCGTTTTCTGACCAAGGTGACGGATGAGGAACGCCAGACCATTCGGGATCAGATCCTGGCTACGGACAAGAGCCATTTTCGGGCCTTTGGTGAAGTGCTTGCCAAATGTGTTCAAAGGGGATTTGTTTCCGTCCTCGGTTCGGCTGAAGGCATCGAAGGTGCCCGGGAAAAGGCCGGGCTGGAGGAGGTGTTCGAGGTACTCTGATGCGGGAGAACCAGGGGCACATGCGTGGATTCTTGATCGTGCACGCATGTGTCGCATTCATGGTCTTCTGTCGTGCCTGGTGGGTATTGTCGTGCCGTACATGGCGCGGCCACGCAACCTTCGTCATGCAAGGACTGGACTGATATGACCGATTATCATTCCGAGAACGAGCCGGAAACCATGCAGGATGATTTTTTTGACCAGCTGCATCCAGCCGATGCAGCCGATCATTTGGAAAACCTGCCCCTTGAGGAACAGGTGGTCATGGTCCGCGGGCTTCCCCTGGAAGATGCGGCCGAATCCATCGCCGAAATGGATTCCCATGACCGCATTCCCCTGATGACCCAGCTTCCCCCCAAGTTGGCAGCGGATATCCTGACCCTCATGTCGCCGGACGATGCCGCTGACACCGTGGCCGAACTTGAGCCTGACATCCGCAAGGCCATTTTCCGGGAGCTTGATCAGGAAGACGCTGCCGAGATCAAATCTCTGCTCATGTATGACCCCGATTCTGCCGGCGGGGTCATGAACACGGAGATTCTGGTTCTTGACGAGAATCTCACCGCAGACCAGGCCATTACCGTGATCCGAAGTCAGGTGGAGGATTCGGAAATCCCCTATTACGCCTACATGGTTGACCAGTACCGCCATCTCAAGGGGGTTCTTTCCCTGCGGGATATCATGATCAGTCCGGGGGGCAAGAAACTCAAGGAATTGCTGGTGGAACAAAACCTCATTGCCGTACCGTTTGATACGGACAAGGAGGAAGTGGCCAAGCTCATTGCCCGGTACAATTTTCTGGCCCTGCCGGTTGTGGATCATGGTCAGCGCATTTTGGGCACTGTTACGGTCGACGATGTCATTGACATCATCCAGGAAGAGGCCAGTGAGGACATGCAGCAGATGGTTGGTGCCGGTGGGGATGAAACCATTGATTCCCCCTGGGGCTATTCCCTGAAGATGCGCATGCCCTGGCTGTTCGTGAATCTGCTCAATTCGGCTGTTTCCGCATGGGTGGTTCACCTTTTTGAGGGTTCCATCGAACAGATGGCCATCCTGGCGGTACTCATGCCCATTGTAGCCAATCAGGCCGGCAATACCGGACAGCAGTCCCTGGCGGTCATGATCCGCCAGCTGGCCATGGAGCGGTTCGACCGCAAAAAGGTGTGGATCGCCGTTGCCCGGGAGGCCAAGATAGGGCTGGTCAACGGATTGATCATCGGTTTGGCCACTTTTTTCGGTATCATTCTGGTTTTTCAGCGCCCGGGTCTTGCTGCGGTCATGGCGCTGGCCCTGCTTTTCGACATGCTGCTCGGGGCCATTGCCGGGGCCTCCATCCCCCTTATTCTCAAGGAACTGGGACGTGATCCGGCTCAGGCCTCAAGCATTTTTCTGACCACCCTTACCGACAGCATGGGGTTTTTTGTCTTTTTGGGCATGGCCGGCGTTTTTTTGCTCTGATCGGGCAGGGTTGTGGCGGCCACCGCTAGGTGGGAGATCCTCATGCGCTGGCGGTCTGCTGGTCAGGTTCCCGGGTGTTCAGGAGCTGAATGGCCAGCATGATGAAATCCGCTTCAGTGATAATGCCCACGAGATGTTCCTTTCTGACAACCGGCAGGCAGCCGTACTTGTTCTTGAGCAGGATCTCGGCTGCCCGGGTGATGTCCGTTTCCTCGGAGATCCATTGGGCGTCCTTGCGCATTACTTCCTTGATGGGAATGCCTGCGTCGATTTCCTGCTGGGTTTCCCGGTCGATTCCTGCCAGCTTGGAAACGGTTGCCAAAAGTATATCCCGGTGGGTGATCAGTCCGCAGAATCGTTTTTCGTGATCCACGATGGGCACGTGTCGAATGCGTGCCAGGTGCATGATGCCCCGGGCCGTCTTGAGGGTATCTTCCGGCTTGAGGGTGATGATTTCCGTGGACATGACGTCCTTGACCTTGAGCATGAATCCTCCTGAGGCTGATGGCTGACAAGGGTGATTATTCCGAGCCTTGACTATGGTCTAAAATTCCCCTTGGGGCAAGGGCCTTGCGCCATTACGTGGCCGCGTGTCTGATTGACTTGCAGGGGGAAATCTGGTTTGCAGTGCGTTGTCGTACGATTGTCAGGACGTTCTGCCCAGCCACGGGCACGAAGTATGCTTGAAAAGGATTGTGTATCACGGTGAAAACACACGCCATGCGCAAGATGGTCGCTGGGACCGACTACAGGAGAAACCGGGAACGGATGATCAGGGACCAGCTTGTGGCCCGGGGCATCACGGATGAGCATGTTCTGCGGGCCATGTGGGAGGTCCCGAGACATCTTTTTGTGGAAGAGGCCTTGCAGGCTCAGTCTTACGAGGACCATGCCGTGCCCATCGGCCACGGCCAGACCATATCCCATCCGTATACCGTAGCCAGGATGACCAGTCTGCTGCACGTAGAGCCCGGCATGAAGATCTTGGAAATCGGCACCGGGTCGGGCTATCAGGCTGCGATTCTGGAGCGCCTGGGTGCCATGGTGTACACGGTGGAGAGGATCAAGCCCCTTTTTGTGGCCGCGCGCAAGCGTCTTTTGTTCATGCATTGCTATAACATTCATTGCAAGCTGGACGACGGAACAACCGGCTGGCCCGAACTGGCTCCTTTTGATCGGATTATCGTTACGGCAGGCGGTCCGGAGATCCCCCTGCCCCTGGTAAGGCAATTGGCTGATCCCGGGTGCATGGTTCTGCCGGTGGGGGAGGAAAAACGCAAACAGCGCATGGTACGGGTTTGCAAGGCAGACGGGCGGGTGACCAGCAAGGATTGTGGCTCAGCCGCTTTTGTGGATCTGGTGGGAACCCATGGCTGGTAAATCGGGTTGCAGATGAAGATGATGCACAAGATGCTCGACCGGCTTTGGGAGGTAGCTGCCCGAAAGGGTGCCGAACGTGTGCTTATGGCTGTTTCCTTTACCGAGGCCATCTTTTTCCCGGTTCCTCCGGATCTTCTGCTGCTTCCCATGGGCCTTGCCGCCCGGGACAAGGTGTTTCGGCTGGCCTGGATCTGTCTGCTTTTTTCTCTGGCCGGAGGGGTGATCGGATACGGCATCGGGTATTATTTCATGGAAGCCGTGGGCAATCCCATTATCCGCTTTTACGGGCTCGAGGAACAATACACCCGGATTCAGGTATGGTATGACACCTACAGCGCCTGGGCCGTGAGCATTGCCGGGCTTACCCCCATTCCTTACAAACTCTGTACCCTCACCGCCGGAGCCTTTCACATCAATTGGCCCGTTTTTATCCTTGCCTCGGCCATCAGCCGGGGAATACGTTTTTTTGTCATTGCCGTTCTTATCCGTTCTTTTGGGGAAGCCGCCCGGACCTTTCTGGAAAAGCGGTTCAATCTGGTGGTGACAGTGACCTTGATCCTCGTTATTTTGGGATTTGTGGTTTTGAAATATGTCTGAGACCATCAGCGGCTGATGAGGTCGCGGATGGTCTTGTATCGAACATACAAACATGCATGCAGGAGAAGCATATAATGGCCGAGCAAGGTACATGTCCCAGTGCGGGCAAGGGAGGCGGGAGCGCCAACGCTTCCAAGATGATCCAGGATCAGATGATCTCCTCGACCCTTTCCAAGATTCGTCACAAACTGTTCATCATGAGCGGCAAGGGTGGGGTCGGCAAGAGTTCCCTGGCGACCAACCTGGCCGCAGCCCTGTCTTCCCGTGGATTTCGTGTCGGGCTTCTGGACGTGGACATCCATGGCCCGAGTGTGCCCCACCTCTTGGGGATCAAGGGGCTTTTGGACATTGACCGGGGGAGCATCCTCAAGCCCAAGCAGTATAATGAGAATCTTTCGGTCATATCCATGGAATCGCTGCTCAAGGACCCGGACCAGGCCGTGCTCTGGCGGGGACCCATGAAAACCAACGCCATCCGGCAGTTCATTGCCGACGTGGAGTGGGGAGAGCTTGATTTTCTGGTTATTGATTCGCCTCCGGGAACAGGTGACGAGCCCATGACTGTTTTGAAGACCGTTCCCGAGGCCTTGAGTGTGGTCGTGACCACTCCCCAGGAGATATCCTTGGCCGATGTACGCAAGGCGATCAATTTCCTGCAATATGCCCAGGCCAACATCCTTGGAGTGGTGGAGAACATGAGCGGCCTGATTTGTCCGTACTGCCAAAAACAGATCGACCTGTTCAAAAAAGGCGGCGGCAAGGAGCTGGCTGACAGGTACGGCCTCGATTTCCTGGGAGCCATTCCTCTTGATCCGGCAACCGTGGTGGCCGGTGATCTGGGCAAGCCCGTGGTCTTCCTTGATGAGGATGTGCCTGCCAAGAAGGCCTTTCTCGCCCTTGCCGATACCATCAGTTCCCGTGCTGCTGAGTGTTTTGAATCGGTGTCGTCCGTCCACAAGTGATCTGGGCGCGGGGTTTGGGAGATGCCATGAAACTGATCCTCGTCGTTCTGGCCACCCTGGTGATCCTGACACATGGGGAGGGGCCAAGGGCCGGCGTCATTTACTATTACGAAGGACCCGACGGCGTTCTTCATTTCACGGATCTCCCCCTGACCCGTCATTACAAGCCCTTTGTCTTCTGGGGAAATGCCACGGGTGAGGCCAAGGAACGCATCAAAAGGCTGATCAGGAAATACGCGGCCCAGTACGGGGTGGATGAAAATCTGATCCAGGCCCTGGCCCATGTGGA is part of the Desulfoplanes formicivorans genome and encodes:
- a CDS encoding CBS domain-containing protein, yielding MLKVKDVMSTEIITLKPEDTLKTARGIMHLARIRHVPIVDHEKRFCGLITHRDILLATVSKLAGIDRETQQEIDAGIPIKEVMRKDAQWISEETDITRAAEILLKNKYGCLPVVRKEHLVGIITEADFIMLAIQLLNTREPDQQTASA
- a CDS encoding insulinase family protein — encoded protein: MVHGFVLKEKRTVKEIAAVASIYEHEKTGARVLSIVNDDENKVFGITFRTPPKDSTGVAHILEHSVLCGSRKYPVKEPFVELLKGSLQTFLNAMTFPDKTCYPVASQNVQDFYNLIDVYLDAVLYPRITPEIFQQEGWHYELEHPDDPLGYKGVVFNEMKGVYSSPDSLLGEYSQHAVFPDTLYALESGGHPEHIPELTYEAFRDFHATYYHPSNAWIYFYGNDDPDKRLEILGTYLDDFSAKKVTSSIPLQPIKKLGDIRRHAFAAGEGQDKGMTTLNWLLCETTHARENLSLRILEYILVGMPGSPLRKALIDSGLGEDLAGFGLEDELRQMVFSTGLKGIDPRDASRVRELVMNTLRDIRDQGIGEDLIEAGINTIEFALRENNTGSYPRGLLVMLRSLSTWLYDGDPLELVGFESVLTSIKESLAKGEKLFENLITSYFLDNPHLVQVVLEPDRELGAILEARESKRLADVKKDMTPEDLQDVIAGTAKLKELQARPDAPEDLATIPVLTKSELEPGIKTIPLVEESMYSTRVLFHDLETSGIVYTDLVLDLHHMVQKYLPYIPLFGRALFEMGTDTEDYVQFGKRIRRKTGGIGAAPFTASVLGERDGFCKLILRGKAMAGNVKDLMDIARDALLRVKLDDKERFRQIVTEEKAGLERSLVPSGHAFATLRVCSRFNEADWAREQMGGISYLFFLRFLLDKIDTDWETVLGSLREIQFALVDAASMVVNVTTSASIWKDVKGHVETFLQKMPERGLSRNTWLPVCSQANEGLIMPAMVNYVAKGTDLYAGGYEYHGSVNVITKYLRTSWLWEQVRVLGGAYGGFCGFDRQSGLMTFGSYRDPNILSTLEAFDKCADFLATADLDQAEIDKGVIGAIGGMDQYQLPDAQGFSSMIRFLTKVTDEERQTIRDQILATDKSHFRAFGEVLAKCVQRGFVSVLGSAEGIEGAREKAGLEEVFEVL
- a CDS encoding YqaA family protein; its protein translation is MMHKMLDRLWEVAARKGAERVLMAVSFTEAIFFPVPPDLLLLPMGLAARDKVFRLAWICLLFSLAGGVIGYGIGYYFMEAVGNPIIRFYGLEEQYTRIQVWYDTYSAWAVSIAGLTPIPYKLCTLTAGAFHINWPVFILASAISRGIRFFVIAVLIRSFGEAARTFLEKRFNLVVTVTLILVILGFVVLKYV
- a CDS encoding protein-L-isoaspartate(D-aspartate) O-methyltransferase, producing MRKMVAGTDYRRNRERMIRDQLVARGITDEHVLRAMWEVPRHLFVEEALQAQSYEDHAVPIGHGQTISHPYTVARMTSLLHVEPGMKILEIGTGSGYQAAILERLGAMVYTVERIKPLFVAARKRLLFMHCYNIHCKLDDGTTGWPELAPFDRIIVTAGGPEIPLPLVRQLADPGCMVLPVGEEKRKQRMVRVCKADGRVTSKDCGSAAFVDLVGTHGW
- the mgtE gene encoding magnesium transporter produces the protein MTDYHSENEPETMQDDFFDQLHPADAADHLENLPLEEQVVMVRGLPLEDAAESIAEMDSHDRIPLMTQLPPKLAADILTLMSPDDAADTVAELEPDIRKAIFRELDQEDAAEIKSLLMYDPDSAGGVMNTEILVLDENLTADQAITVIRSQVEDSEIPYYAYMVDQYRHLKGVLSLRDIMISPGGKKLKELLVEQNLIAVPFDTDKEEVAKLIARYNFLALPVVDHGQRILGTVTVDDVIDIIQEEASEDMQQMVGAGGDETIDSPWGYSLKMRMPWLFVNLLNSAVSAWVVHLFEGSIEQMAILAVLMPIVANQAGNTGQQSLAVMIRQLAMERFDRKKVWIAVAREAKIGLVNGLIIGLATFFGIILVFQRPGLAAVMALALLFDMLLGAIAGASIPLILKELGRDPAQASSIFLTTLTDSMGFFVFLGMAGVFLL
- a CDS encoding Mrp/NBP35 family ATP-binding protein produces the protein MAEQGTCPSAGKGGGSANASKMIQDQMISSTLSKIRHKLFIMSGKGGVGKSSLATNLAAALSSRGFRVGLLDVDIHGPSVPHLLGIKGLLDIDRGSILKPKQYNENLSVISMESLLKDPDQAVLWRGPMKTNAIRQFIADVEWGELDFLVIDSPPGTGDEPMTVLKTVPEALSVVVTTPQEISLADVRKAINFLQYAQANILGVVENMSGLICPYCQKQIDLFKKGGGKELADRYGLDFLGAIPLDPATVVAGDLGKPVVFLDEDVPAKKAFLALADTISSRAAECFESVSSVHK
- the galE gene encoding UDP-glucose 4-epimerase GalE: MPKILVTGGAGYIGSHTTLALCSRGYEVVVYDNLSTGRAEAVLPPARLEVGDLAETHKLSALMAREQFDGILHFAGSIVVPESMTNPVKYYTNNTNNTTNLIGLAVKHKIPSFIFSSTAAVYGMPEIVPVTETSPLDPINPYGRSKLMSEWVIQDTHAAHPDFSYVILRYFNVAGADPGGRIGQSTPKATHLIKVASQTALGRRDHLKIFGTDYPTKDGTCIRDYIHVTDLANAHVLALNHLQAGRPSGIFNCGYGQGYTVREIVNAVKKVSKVDFATQDVDRRPGDPATLIADPAKLMQTMQWQPEHDDIEEIALSAYLWESKL